CACTTGCAATAAAAACCACCGATGTTTCACGACTCCCACCTGTGCACACCCCACTGCGCAGCGCGACGTTAGAGTGTCCGCTGCATTGTCGTGCTGTCTTTGATCGCGACGATTTCCCGACAAGCGGCGAAGTGCAATCGCCCAAAGTGTCACAGAATGTTTCCTCGCGACTTGGGACACACATGTAGTACTTTAGCCAGTGCGCGCCTTATCCTATATAGAACCGCAGTCATTTATTTCGTTTAAAGCATCGAGGGAGTCAGATAAAACACAACATACGCAACGTTCATTAGGTGCGCGGTCAGGTGTGGTGCTTTGCTCACTGGAAACCGCAAACCGCTGCGAGAAAACTTAAGCTATATAGAATCAAGACGGATGTCCTAGTCAGGCAGCTTATCTTGATCCACATAGCTGGTCCACATAGCTTGATCCACATAGCTTGATCCACATAGATCAAGATAAGCTGCCTGACTAGGACATCTGTCTTGATCCACATAGCTGGCGTATCAAAGATGAACTTTTACGCGTCATAACACGCAACACGTCCAGGTTGCTGAATTCGGGCGTCAGCGCAGGCAAAGACCTTGAACGCGCGCCTCAGCAGAGAAAGCCTACGAAGAAGATGCCGGGATTTGGACGACTGCCGAGCTCCTTCGCAGGCGGCGCCACTGTCGCCTCCTCCCGAAACGCCAAACCTTCTGGTAGGTGAGGTAGACGAGGGCGGCGAGGATCAGCAACAGCGCCGCGAGAGTGACGGACAGGCAGAACACCCAGTCGGGCCCCGACCCGCGCTCCGGTGTCACGCCGGCGAGCCGTCGAGGGTGTTCGTCCttttgaggcacgccgaagtCGGCCACCACGAGTCCTAACAAAGAAAACCGTCGAAAGAGCTGCAAGAGCGAGTTGGCTCAACCACGCGACACGCGAGAAATGTACTACACGCGCGGTTAGGTGGGAGACGGTGAAAACGCTGCTTACGCGGCAgggcagcttgactagccccagcCCATCACCCTAATAACAAACAAGAAGGTACACAGGAAGCagaaagtgcacaaaagaaaCGTACATGTTGATTTTCAGAATACAGACAGTATACTAGGACCTTGATATTGAGTTGCACAGGTGGCTTTTGCACCCGTGCACCTAGTTGCACATATAGCATATTCCGCACAGCAATCCCAATATCGCAGTTCTAGACAGCACACGTGTTTCTTCGATTGATAATTTCCACCTGTTGAGTACACCtgtacagtggcgtagctaggtcgtctggcacccggggcccataggtcttctgtcacccccccccccgggtatagccggcggaaagaggggtgtcttcagacgtatatgacaccccctccccccccactggccccttgcacccggggcccacggcccaccggccccccctgcccccctgttgctacgccactgcacctGTAAAACGGAAATGCAAGGTCTGAGAGCCCCTGTATGTGCGAGAACAAGGCACATACCAATAATATGTGTGCCGAGAAAGGCAAAAGTTCATAAAATTTGGCTTCAGAAAGCTGCAGAGTGGCATATGAGGCTTAATAATTAAGCTACTGGGCAAGTTGTAATCGCAAATCTCAGGTTGAGCGAAAATACGCAAAACAAAGGAGTTAAAcacagaaaagaacaaaaaaacaataTCAGCGCCTTGCcaatgtgtctttcttttttcgttaaaCTCTGCGCTGAAGGCTATCGGGTTATGAGGGACGTCGTTGTGGAGGTGTATTAGTGGGTGTAAACCTGTTTTTCCTTTGAAAAAAACACGCACCAAGATAAAACCGCATGCATGTTTCATCTTTCCGCCTCGATCCCAATGCGGTCACAGCGAGCGGCTATTGAGTCCTCGACCTCGTGCCCAAATGAAGAACTTCGTAGCCAATAAGGAACCGTAACAGGTGAAGAAGCTATGAGATTATTCGCATACCACGAACAACGGAGGAAATCTTACGGTGCAGCCATGCAACCACCATAGAACTCACGTCAAGGTCAGGCCTTGAACGGAGATTCTGCTGGCAGAAGTATGTCTGCCAACACGCCCAGTTCTCGGGCTATAGCTTCGCGGATTTCGCTTGTCTAGGTTTGGTGCGTTTCCCATGTAGTCATAAGGTTGTCCATGCTAGTCAAGAACGCAGTGAGGCGGTGTCACGCGGTGTCGCCAAGATCTAGCGCACAATTTCACAATGGTGCCGGCCTTAGCAGGCCTTCCTCAAAAAGTTATCGGCACGCGGCCATAGGTAAACTGGAGAATATACCGTgcgccccagctaacgttagccaagctttccaaagaaaaaattatttaaaaaacacggtgcaagatacgattatgATACCTATGGTGATCGCTCGTCAGAGGTTTGAAGACCGAATCCACCGCAGGTCTTACAATAGCATTTGGACCGCGTTTTTCACATCTGTGTTTCTCTTATCAGCTTGGACaactaatgttagctgggacactctaCATAGTGAGTGTAGTGAGAGCTTCTGCTCGTAAGCTCTGGAAGAGCAGCATAACGTGCGTGCCGCATTAAAGACTACGTGTGCTAATGCTCCGAAGTGAACTCAGTTGAACGAGTTAAAAATGAATTTGCGGTACAGTTTCATAATCATGAAGGGATCCCAATGCAGGGTCCCAACATAGGCGCAGACGCAACACGGCAGCAAGGCGATGCGTGTCCAGTCAAAGACTATCACCACTCTCGGCGAGATGCGGCATCGAAGCAGCCTAAAATTGGTAGCTGGCGTTGCTTTCTTAAGAGGAAAACGCTACTTACATTAAACAAACGATTGGAGGTCTGGGTTTTAAAGGGATGCGTGATGCTAAACGACAAACAAACGTTATGATATGAAAGAAGAGAAAAGGCCGAGCGCTGGCTTCAACTTATGCATTACTCGAAAACGCGCTCACACGGCTTCCGCGCCAGTCAGTGAGCATGAGGCAAAGCaaacctgaacaaaaaaaaaagatgtttgttCTGTCGGACGCATCAGAAGTCAGTGCGTTTCAGCGTCTTCTAATTCTCGCATCCTTTCAGTGCTGTTTCGGTCAGCACACTCTATGAATTAAAGCTGACTAGCCCGCTTGTCAGCGTTGGCTAAATGTCTCAAAATGGCGCAACTACATGTTGGTTTCCGTCTTGTATAGATACGACACTTCAATAGATATATCTTGCATGTGGGGGAGGGGGTTATGTTGCAATTGTTGCTGCAGTGACATCTGTGCCGTCATACCTTTGCTAAATGCTGGTCCACTAGCCCTGCCCCTCTGACACTGGTTTGACTTTTCACAAGTCTGCtaacgcaaaaaataaaaaaaagaagaagaacgtcAAAGTGTGGTCTTGTGTGGTCAAAGTGTGGTCCTTGGGCAGCCAAGTTTCACCTATGTTACCCGGCGCCCAACTTGTGCTCGAGGCCTTTACTCCGGTATTATGTTTCAGATCTACGAGCAGCACCAACCATACGAAGCCAGGATCCTTACCAGCAGCTTCATCGACTCCCCACTGTTCGTTGGGGACGTCTGCTGGCAAGGCCGCACCGGGAGCCAAGGCAGCTGCGCACGACATGCCGTGAGGTGGAACCGAAGCGTAGGAGCATGGACAGGGAGGAACGCATACAGCTTCAGGGACAGGCTGCGGTGGCAGGGGACAGTAGACGTTGGCCAGGCCAGGTTGAACTGGCCCGACGAGGTGTGCCGCGCCGGGAGCGGTCGGCTGGACCGGCTGTGGATAGCCAGTCGCAGCAACGCCTGTCTGGAGCGGCTGGGCGCTTGCTCCGGGAGGTGCGGTCGATGGCCAAGGCTCGACCATCCTCGGTGCCTCGGAGAATCGCTGGAAATACATGACCTTTTAGAAGCTTCCCACTGGGAACCGTGCTGTTGCAGGCTCGGGTCCTCTTCTTCTTTCGCTTAGGATGCTCAGCTCGGAACGGGCATAgtgcattttctttaatttctgctCGAGAATTTATTGcgttaagaaaaaagaatattagAAACACAGCTTCGTCTTCTCGGATCAAATATGAGTCGGATGGCAGTTACTAGCTTGCTGTCTTTGTGTGCCTCAACTCTTGGGCACCACCATGAATTCGATGTGtttctcttgttttgtttttcatttatgCTTTCATTTTCATAAACTCGTTCTCACCAgtctgttttacagcgaagctgtttatttaTAGCTGGCGGCGATTTTCTGTGCCAGCGTGCGTGGTGCTCACACAGAAACACACCACAGCTGGAATGCTTTGTTTTTGAGTTCCCGCGCAGCAGaaatacgttttctcgtatattcgaattgcaATCAGAAGctgtcatgtctgcaggttgtgtgtaagtcgcactcTACGAAGTTTATGAGGCATATTTCCTTGAGAAATTCCGTTAGTTCAATAACGCATTTGCGCTAGGCGGAGGGCCTACTAGAATAAGGCTGTGTGCTCTGCTTACGGTACCAGCATTTAGCGGCCGCGGCGCCTCACACAGAACTCAAACGGCAGCTGAATCGGCAATTTTCAAAAAGGGGCCCTggctttcagtttccgcgtaacacatttatgttttctcgtatattcgaatagcaatccgaagctatcatgcctgcagcttgtgtgtaTGTCATGCTTTAAGCGTTTTTCTGACGAAATTTACTTTCAATCACTCATTTAGTTCGATAACACACTTGCGCATAGTGTAGGGACTAGAAGAATGAGGAAGGATGCTACACTTCCGCACACATGCGGGTCCTCGTAACGTGCTTCGCTTGtcgcagtgatgatgatgatgatgatgatgatgatctcatggtatggctcatacccacactgggggatcgACAGTGCTTGTCTAACGTCTAACACCCGCAACGgcttcgctgtacatccgctCTCACAGGGCGGAATGGAGGCGGAATTTTGTTTTCCTATTGCTGTAACCTTTCTGATGACGAGGATTGCAGTTTATTGGCCTTTTATCGAATGTTGTTAAAATTCTTTTACATTTATTGCTTATCTCATTCTCAACTCAGCTGTTCTTGGTTAATCTCCCAGAGGGGGCATGTTAAGTGCGTAGCGCCATTGGTTAATCTCCCAATGGTGCGCCGCACCTTCCGCCGGAGGGTTCCTGTGGTGGGACcgcgagtgtttcgcctaggcatatgcAGCTTCGTTGTAATAAATAGATAACTAACTGTACATGtgttaaatgcgtaagcattcttatGCCTACCCAGCAAGAAATTTGACCGTCCGTCACCTAAGACGAatgtaatggctcataccccccttaaacaatggctcgtAAACCACGCAGTAGGGTTATTGTG
The sequence above is a segment of the Dermacentor variabilis isolate Ectoservices chromosome 7, ASM5094787v1, whole genome shotgun sequence genome. Coding sequences within it:
- the LOC142587018 gene encoding uncharacterized protein LOC142587018 isoform X1, with the protein product MYFQRFSEAPRMVEPWPSTAPPGASAQPLQTGVAATGYPQPVQPTAPGAAHLVGPVQPGLANVYCPLPPQPVPEAVCVPPCPCSYASVPPHGMSCAAALAPGAALPADVPNEQWGVDEAAGLVVADFGVPQKDEHPRRLAGVTPERGSGPDWVFCLSVTLAALLLILAALVYLTYQKVWRFGRRRQWRRLRRSSAVVQIPASSS
- the LOC142587018 gene encoding uncharacterized protein LOC142587018 isoform X2; protein product: MVEPWPSTAPPGASAQPLQTGVAATGYPQPVQPTAPGAAHLVGPVQPGLANVYCPLPPQPVPEAVCVPPCPCSYASVPPHGMSCAAALAPGAALPADVPNEQWGVDEAAGLVVADFGVPQKDEHPRRLAGVTPERGSGPDWVFCLSVTLAALLLILAALVYLTYQKVWRFGRRRQWRRLRRSSAVVQIPASSS